A section of the Arcobacter roscoffensis genome encodes:
- a CDS encoding tyrosine-type recombinase/integrase, translating into MLPLVEEALNRQKSFTYINDSYIFLNQNKKAFKSAQSISKGFWKNVLRFCGLDYRVLYQTRHTFATLMISKGEDIVWVSKMLGHTNVRITLETYTKYITN; encoded by the coding sequence ATGCTACCACTTGTTGAAGAAGCATTAAATAGACAAAAAAGCTTTACGTACATTAATGACAGTTATATATTTTTAAATCAAAATAAAAAGGCTTTTAAGTCTGCTCAATCAATAAGTAAAGGTTTTTGGAAAAATGTCTTAAGGTTTTGTGGATTAGATTATAGAGTTCTATATCAAACAAGACATACTTTTGCAACACTAATGATTTCCAAAGGGGAAGATATTGTTTGGGTATCAAAAATGTTAGGTCATACAAATGTAAGGATTACATTAGAAACATATACAAAGTACATAACAAATTAG
- a CDS encoding TRAP transporter large permease has translation MSVSVLFGIFFFLVILGAPIAICLGVATFTTLMLFTHISPIEISAMMFEKVEHYSLMAIPMFILAGNLLSKGSAATRIIEFAKACVGHLPGGLPISAIFASIIFAAVSGSSPATVVAIGSIMFGAIMQAGYPKRYAVGTIATAGSLGILIPPSIVLIVYGVTAEVSIGKLFMAGVVPGLMLGIMMMVVTYIGAVRLGFKRTEPAPLRVRLQKMKDAAWGLMTIVIVIGGIYGGIFTPTEAAAVACVWAFVVSVFIYKDIKITQLWTTALESAKTTAMIMFIIANAMLFAHFLTIENIPQGITNALIEANVDKYMFLLMVNILLILAGSFMEPSAIIMIMVPLLLPVAVALGIDPIHFGIVITINMELGMVSPPVGLNLFVTSGLTGMSIKDVIVAAFPWTMTILAGLLITTYIPEVALWLPNLMYGG, from the coding sequence ATGAGTGTAAGTGTATTATTTGGTATATTTTTCTTCCTTGTAATTCTTGGAGCTCCTATTGCTATTTGTTTAGGTGTAGCAACGTTTACAACATTAATGTTATTTACGCATATTTCACCTATAGAAATTTCAGCAATGATGTTTGAAAAAGTTGAGCATTACTCACTTATGGCAATTCCGATGTTTATCCTTGCAGGTAACTTATTGTCTAAAGGGTCAGCTGCTACAAGAATTATTGAATTTGCAAAAGCTTGTGTAGGTCACTTACCTGGTGGTCTTCCAATTTCAGCTATTTTTGCATCAATTATTTTTGCAGCTGTATCAGGTAGTTCTCCTGCAACTGTTGTTGCTATTGGTTCTATTATGTTTGGTGCTATTATGCAAGCTGGTTATCCTAAAAGATATGCGGTTGGTACTATTGCCACTGCTGGTTCATTAGGGATTTTAATTCCACCATCAATTGTACTTATCGTATATGGTGTTACAGCAGAAGTTTCTATTGGTAAACTGTTTATGGCAGGTGTTGTTCCAGGTTTAATGCTTGGTATTATGATGATGGTTGTAACTTATATTGGTGCAGTTAGACTTGGATTTAAAAGAACTGAGCCAGCTCCATTAAGAGTAAGACTTCAAAAGATGAAAGATGCAGCATGGGGATTAATGACAATTGTTATTGTTATTGGTGGTATCTATGGTGGTATCTTTACACCAACTGAAGCTGCAGCTGTTGCTTGTGTATGGGCTTTTGTTGTTTCTGTATTTATTTACAAAGATATCAAAATCACACAATTATGGACAACTGCTTTAGAGTCAGCAAAAACAACTGCAATGATTATGTTTATTATTGCAAATGCTATGTTATTTGCTCACTTCTTAACAATTGAGAATATTCCTCAAGGAATTACAAATGCCTTAATTGAAGCAAATGTTGACAAATATATGTTCTTATTAATGGTAAATATTTTATTAATCTTAGCTGGTTCATTTATGGAACCAAGTGCGATTATTATGATTATGGTTCCATTATTACTTCCAGTTGCTGTTGCACTTGGAATTGATCCAATTCACTTCGGTATTGTAATTACTATCAATATGGAGCTTGGTATGGTGTCTCCACCTGTTGGTCTGAATTTATTTGTAACATCAGGTTTAACAGGTATGAGTATCAAAGATGTTATTGTTGCGGCATTCCCTTGGACAATGACTATCTTAGCAGGATTATTAATCACTACATATATTCCAGAAGTAGCCCTTTGGTTACCAAATCTAATGTATGGTGGATGA
- a CDS encoding multidrug resistance efflux transporter family protein translates to MNKLKLFLQRFENSSYYIFLIGIIAALFFTATFLINRAISLDGGHWFWSAFLRFLFTIIFLAVGFISFKGFSYFKLVIDEYIKNFVFWTTAGTIGFGFFYSLICYASYYSPAWVIATTFQFTIIASLFVLLFFGKKLSKSVWAITAMIFIGVTLVNISHFDMSNIDLLLLGFVPVLIASFSFPVGNQMVWEEKEKRIKNNCDILIIKNSFAKIFLLTLGSAPFWIFLYFSTDSGIPTYDQYINVALITILSGIIATSLFLYARSLCNTNNKLVLIDSTQSGDVFFALIGEIIFLNAVFPNALGIVGILITILGLFLLVKIK, encoded by the coding sequence TTGAATAAACTTAAATTATTTTTGCAGAGATTTGAAAATAGTTCTTATTATATATTTTTAATAGGAATAATAGCTGCTTTATTTTTTACTGCAACATTTTTGATAAACCGTGCTATTTCTTTAGATGGTGGACATTGGTTTTGGTCTGCTTTTTTAAGATTTTTATTTACTATTATTTTTTTAGCTGTTGGATTTATATCATTTAAGGGCTTTTCTTACTTTAAACTAGTTATTGATGAATATATTAAAAACTTTGTTTTTTGGACTACTGCTGGAACTATAGGTTTTGGTTTTTTTTATTCTTTAATTTGCTATGCTTCTTACTATTCCCCCGCATGGGTTATTGCCACTACTTTTCAGTTTACTATCATAGCTTCATTATTTGTTCTTTTATTTTTTGGTAAAAAGTTATCTAAATCTGTATGGGCAATTACAGCAATGATTTTTATTGGAGTTACTTTAGTTAATATAAGTCATTTTGATATGAGTAATATTGACCTTTTATTACTAGGTTTTGTACCTGTTCTTATAGCATCTTTTTCTTTTCCTGTTGGAAATCAAATGGTATGGGAAGAAAAAGAAAAAAGAATAAAAAATAATTGTGATATTCTTATTATAAAAAATAGTTTTGCAAAGATTTTTTTACTTACTTTAGGAAGTGCTCCTTTTTGGATTTTTCTTTATTTTTCAACAGACTCTGGTATACCTACGTATGATCAATATATAAATGTAGCTCTAATAACAATATTATCTGGAATCATAGCTACATCACTTTTTTTATACGCACGTTCATTATGTAATACGAATAATAAACTTGTTTTAATAGACTCTACACAATCAGGGGATGTTTTTTTTGCACTTATTGGTGAGATTATTTTCTTAAATGCAGTATTCCCAAATGCTTTAGGAATAGTAGGTATTCTTATAACAATTTTAGGTCTTTTTTTATTAGTAAAAATAAAATAG
- a CDS encoding TRAP transporter substrate-binding protein: protein MKKLVLGTIAAAMLATSGLAAEYTLKFSHVVSPNTPKGKAADFFEKRLEELSGGKIDVQVYPSSQLYKDNAVLKALRLNSVQMAAPSFSKFGKIVPNLAIFDLPFLFKDIDHLHRVQDGEVGQALKDKVTAKGIVALDFWDNGFKQLSSSTKALIEPKDAEGQKFRIMSSKVLEAQFHAVNANPQMMPFSEVYSGLQQGVIDGQENTISNIYTKKFHEVQTDLTISNHGYLGYLVVMSKRFWKSLPADLQANVKQAMKEATAKERQFAQELNDSQLEKIKEYAKNTGKLKIHTLTDEQREAWRTKVSKIYPEFYSDRTIGEDLIKKTIATK, encoded by the coding sequence ATGAAAAAATTAGTACTAGGAACTATTGCAGCAGCAATGCTTGCAACTTCAGGATTAGCAGCTGAGTATACTTTAAAGTTCTCACACGTAGTTAGCCCAAATACACCAAAGGGTAAAGCAGCAGATTTCTTTGAAAAGAGATTAGAAGAGTTATCAGGTGGTAAAATTGATGTTCAAGTTTACCCATCATCACAGTTATATAAGGATAATGCAGTATTAAAAGCATTAAGATTAAATTCTGTACAAATGGCAGCACCTTCATTTTCTAAATTTGGGAAAATTGTTCCAAACTTAGCAATATTTGACTTACCATTCCTTTTCAAAGATATTGACCACTTACATAGAGTTCAAGATGGTGAAGTAGGACAAGCATTAAAAGATAAAGTTACAGCTAAAGGTATTGTTGCTTTAGACTTCTGGGATAATGGATTTAAACAATTATCTTCATCAACTAAAGCTTTAATTGAGCCAAAAGATGCTGAGGGTCAAAAATTTAGAATTATGTCTTCAAAAGTATTAGAAGCACAATTTCATGCAGTAAATGCAAACCCACAAATGATGCCATTTTCTGAAGTTTACTCAGGATTACAACAAGGTGTTATTGATGGACAAGAAAATACAATTTCTAACATTTATACTAAAAAATTCCATGAAGTTCAAACTGACTTAACTATTTCTAACCACGGTTACTTAGGTTACTTAGTTGTAATGTCAAAAAGATTTTGGAAGTCTTTACCAGCTGATTTACAAGCAAATGTAAAACAAGCGATGAAAGAAGCTACAGCTAAAGAAAGACAATTCGCACAAGAGTTAAATGATTCTCAATTAGAAAAAATTAAAGAGTATGCAAAAAATACTGGAAAATTAAAAATCCATACTTTAACTGACGAGCAAAGAGAAGCTTGGAGAACTAAAGTAAGTAAAATTTATCCAGAATTCTACTCTGATAGAACTATTGGTGAAGATTTAATCAAAAAAACTATCGCTACAAAGTAG
- a CDS encoding hybrid sensor histidine kinase/response regulator, which translates to MKFTNAFFNIFKNTFLRNIFIFTLLLLVLIPTLLFNTINENFQKEMFYNIKDDAKRVAKHIKAEHLDAHKEKFLKSINVVVEDFNIYKLRYFDKNGYIKASTVKKEIGTKSSSKPFYEIVSKGNIYHKVVQKGMKAEDGKIISQDVVEIYIPFMEKNKFTGSIELYYNITSKLNNFEKIQLKMLSLQIIILIIIFAILIIIMYKASINELERDEKEKELLKQKELANKASQSKSDFLANMSHELRTPLNAIIGFNQILLDEEKDKDKKKKLSIINTSSKTLLQLIHDILDISKIEIGKIELNNIEFNFKEEIKNICEGFSYQLSQKNIDFKLDIDEKIPETIITDSLRIKQIFLNLMSNAIKFTPKNKSIQVNITYDLKKSQITINVLDEGIGIEKSKLDLIFEKFTQEDSSTTRLYGGTGLGLPISKSLANIMQGDLTVESQKGVGSTFSFYFPISLSNKNKVEKSEKKEGEINKTNEKINILLAEDNKINQILFLEILKDSNIDIIIANNGLEALEYYKSKEFDLIFMDDKMPQMDGKETIEKINKLGNHPPIIAFTANALSSDKEEFFKLGVVDFLSKPVETQLLKELIVKHTKKQ; encoded by the coding sequence ATGAAGTTTACCAATGCTTTTTTCAATATCTTTAAAAACACCTTCTTAAGAAACATCTTTATATTTACGCTATTACTTTTAGTCCTAATCCCAACTTTACTTTTCAATACAATAAATGAAAATTTTCAAAAAGAGATGTTTTATAACATCAAAGATGATGCAAAAAGAGTTGCGAAACATATAAAAGCAGAGCATCTAGATGCCCATAAAGAAAAGTTTTTAAAAAGTATAAATGTTGTTGTTGAGGACTTTAATATCTATAAATTGAGATACTTTGATAAAAATGGATATATTAAAGCTTCAACTGTAAAAAAAGAAATAGGTACAAAGTCTTCAAGTAAACCTTTTTATGAAATAGTAAGCAAAGGAAATATCTATCATAAAGTAGTTCAAAAAGGAATGAAAGCAGAAGATGGAAAGATTATTTCACAAGATGTAGTTGAAATATATATACCATTTATGGAAAAAAATAAGTTTACAGGTTCAATAGAACTTTATTATAACATCACTTCTAAACTTAATAATTTTGAAAAAATTCAATTAAAAATGCTATCACTTCAAATTATAATACTTATAATAATATTTGCTATTTTAATTATCATCATGTACAAAGCAAGTATAAATGAACTTGAAAGAGATGAAAAAGAAAAAGAACTTCTAAAACAAAAAGAACTTGCAAATAAAGCAAGTCAATCAAAATCAGACTTTCTAGCAAATATGTCACATGAACTTAGAACCCCTTTAAATGCCATAATAGGTTTCAACCAGATACTTTTAGATGAAGAGAAAGATAAAGATAAAAAAAAGAAACTATCCATCATAAATACTAGTTCAAAAACCTTACTTCAATTAATACATGATATTTTAGATATTAGTAAAATCGAAATAGGAAAAATAGAATTAAACAATATAGAATTTAACTTTAAAGAAGAAATAAAAAATATCTGTGAAGGTTTTAGTTACCAACTATCCCAGAAAAATATAGATTTTAAACTAGATATTGATGAAAAAATTCCAGAAACTATTATTACAGATAGCCTTAGAATAAAACAAATATTTTTAAATCTAATGAGTAATGCAATTAAATTTACACCTAAGAATAAAAGCATACAAGTAAATATCACTTATGATTTAAAAAAGTCACAAATTACTATAAATGTTTTAGATGAAGGTATAGGTATAGAAAAAAGTAAACTTGATTTAATATTTGAAAAATTCACCCAAGAAGATAGTAGTACAACTAGACTTTATGGAGGTACTGGACTTGGCTTACCAATTAGTAAATCACTTGCAAATATCATGCAAGGAGATTTAACTGTAGAAAGTCAAAAAGGTGTAGGCAGTACTTTTAGTTTCTATTTTCCAATAAGCTTATCAAATAAAAATAAAGTAGAAAAGAGTGAGAAAAAAGAAGGAGAAATAAATAAAACTAATGAAAAAATAAATATTTTACTAGCAGAAGACAATAAAATAAATCAAATACTTTTCTTAGAGATTTTAAAAGACTCAAATATTGACATAATCATAGCAAATAATGGACTTGAAGCCTTAGAATATTATAAATCAAAAGAGTTTGATTTAATTTTTATGGATGATAAAATGCCTCAAATGGATGGAAAAGAAACAATTGAAAAGATAAATAAACTAGGAAACCATCCTCCTATTATAGCCTTTACAGCAAATGCTCTTAGTTCTGATAAAGAAGAGTTTTTCAAACTTGGAGTTGTTGACTTTTTAAGTAAGCCTGTTGAAACACAACTTTTAAAAGAACTTATTGTCAAACATACTAAAAAGCAATAA
- a CDS encoding TRAP transporter small permease: MFSFISKIIGFINQTIAAFGITAGVAIAFTNVVARYVFDASLVWATELTIFLFLWSIFFAAAYCFKKDAHIAVTVVLDIVPTKIAKPMLLISHIITFFFLAAVSYYGYEYLLLVADLDERSIDLWDMPMWIVYLVIPISFAFGAYRVGEKIVHIIKTPHDKVVPESEAEMVLAELGVKHDDNSNKHVKELNDMVKEVEKKTGGML, encoded by the coding sequence ATGTTTAGTTTTATAAGTAAAATTATAGGCTTCATAAATCAAACAATAGCAGCATTCGGTATAACAGCCGGTGTTGCTATTGCTTTTACTAATGTTGTTGCAAGATATGTATTTGACGCATCATTAGTATGGGCAACGGAGCTTACAATCTTTTTATTCTTATGGAGTATATTTTTTGCAGCTGCTTATTGTTTCAAAAAAGATGCACATATTGCTGTTACTGTAGTATTAGATATTGTTCCAACTAAAATTGCAAAGCCAATGTTATTAATATCACATATAATAACATTTTTCTTTTTGGCTGCAGTTTCTTATTATGGATATGAATATTTATTATTAGTGGCAGATTTAGATGAAAGATCTATTGATTTATGGGATATGCCTATGTGGATAGTGTATTTAGTTATACCTATTTCATTTGCATTTGGTGCATACAGAGTTGGTGAGAAGATTGTACATATTATCAAAACTCCTCATGACAAAGTAGTACCTGAAAGTGAAGCTGAAATGGTTTTAGCTGAATTAGGTGTTAAGCATGATGATAACTCAAACAAACATGTAAAAGAGTTAAATGACATGGTTAAAGAAGTAGAGAAGAAAACAGGAGGAATGTTATAA
- the gltB gene encoding glutamate synthase large subunit: MGCNLDLLTSFKDNCGFGLVADMKNRPSHKNLEDAITSLERMMHRGAVAADGKTGDGSGLLLSMPDEFMRKIASQNGIDLPEKYAVAMIFTKDLQDIDTFKEFCETNDLKVVLTRDVPVDTEALGQQALETLPHIIQVFVTPNTLMSSKRFDAMLYMTRKECEHKLIDKKDFYIPTFSSTVIAYKGLVMPTHIKRFYVDLRDEDFKISFSLFHQRFSTNTLPQWRLAQPFRAIAHNGEINSVEANRFNVKVKSEKIKSEIFSDEEIKRLLPILQEGSSDSASLDNMFEFMLANGVDFFKAARSLVPAPWQNAPHMDSDLRAFYEYTATAMEAWDGPAAVSLTDGRHIGCLIDRNGLRPSKYVITKDDKLYITSEYGTLKIDEDNILERGRLQSGQMIGLDLKHGKILKEEDINNYLKSSQHYAKWLNDDMDYLQEYIEDSFLNTSDYKLEDLEKKQKYFNITYEAIDQMIEPMAKEGKEPVGSMGDDTPMACFSKVNRNFTDFFKQKFAQVTNPPIDPYREKVVMSLETGFGKVQNVLVEKPEDAKRIKVASPILMKEKFDVLFSFGDENSPRYDEYYKNKTFSTTFKTDLREALQALASNVVKAVKEDGVSIVFLDDRDINDSCKLIPMAMAVGYVNQALLKAKVRHCVSIVPVTGEVYDPHMAAVMLGFGATAMYPYMMYATTVALFERQEVSKYEMQRLLKNTQKALNAGLLKIMSKMGISTVASYRNSSLFDAIGLSDEIVTDCFPDAYSELAGLGYEDIEQRVEKSHLNAFHDDNHMFPLDLGGFYKYLNGGEYHDYGPATTRAMHNKSATSKEEITDFDGLKSLVQNRDKKFIRDFLEFNSDRKAISIDEVESKEEIFKRFASAAMSCGSISPEAHEALAQAMNTIGGSSNSGEGGEDPARFNTLKNSKIKQIASGRFGVTPGYLRSAEELQIKVAQGAKPGEGGQLPGHKVTNLIATLRHTVPGVTLISPPPHHDIYSIEDLAQLIFDLKQINPMAKITVKLVSSVGVGTIAAGVAKAYADKIIISGGDGGTGAAPLTSIKHAGNAWEMGLSEAHNALKANNLRTSVHVQTDGGLKTGLDVVKAALLGAESYAFGTAALTLLGCKILRICHTNKCSVGVATQDEDLRGHFTGTVERLISYFTYIAEEVREILAELGYKTMEEIVGRADLLKVIDDEFAQKFDFQNILRRIDGVDTCQKESNEPFDDNKYEKELLKKVHRTIENPNTPVKVNTEISNLNRSFGALISGEIARYYGDKGLPENSININLAGIAGQSFGAFLSTGMNLTLTGAANDYVGKGMNGGKIIINPPHQGQEFAGAGNTCLYGATGGKLYVRAAVGERFGVRNSGCVAVVEGTGDNACEYMTGGIVVILGNTGINFGAGMTGGLSFVYDPEKTFVDKMNQELIEAVRIDTDDTERERLYLKRLLLDYVHETESEAAEKILGNFRAEIRNFWMVKPKNMTVLPLDPDKGD; encoded by the coding sequence ATGGGTTGTAATTTAGACTTACTAACTTCTTTTAAAGACAACTGTGGTTTTGGTCTTGTTGCAGATATGAAGAACAGACCAAGTCATAAGAATTTAGAAGATGCAATAACTTCACTAGAAAGAATGATGCACAGAGGTGCAGTGGCAGCCGATGGTAAAACTGGAGATGGTTCAGGTTTACTTTTATCTATGCCAGATGAATTTATGAGAAAAATAGCTTCTCAAAATGGTATTGATTTACCTGAAAAATACGCAGTTGCTATGATTTTTACAAAAGATTTACAAGACATAGATACTTTTAAAGAGTTCTGTGAAACAAACGACTTAAAAGTTGTGTTAACTAGAGATGTTCCAGTTGATACTGAAGCACTAGGACAACAAGCTTTAGAGACATTACCGCATATTATTCAAGTATTTGTTACTCCAAATACTTTAATGTCATCAAAGAGATTTGATGCAATGTTATACATGACAAGAAAAGAGTGTGAACACAAACTAATAGATAAGAAAGATTTTTATATTCCTACATTCTCATCTACGGTGATTGCGTATAAAGGGCTTGTTATGCCTACGCATATCAAAAGGTTTTATGTTGATTTAAGAGATGAAGATTTTAAAATCTCATTCTCATTATTTCACCAAAGATTCTCTACAAATACATTACCTCAATGGAGATTAGCACAACCATTTAGAGCCATTGCTCATAATGGTGAGATTAACTCAGTGGAAGCAAATAGATTTAATGTAAAAGTAAAATCAGAAAAAATTAAATCTGAAATATTCTCTGATGAAGAGATAAAAAGACTTTTACCTATTTTACAAGAAGGGTCATCAGATTCTGCTTCTTTAGATAATATGTTTGAATTTATGTTAGCAAATGGTGTTGACTTTTTTAAAGCTGCAAGATCATTAGTTCCTGCACCTTGGCAAAATGCACCTCATATGGATTCTGATTTAAGAGCTTTCTATGAGTATACAGCTACTGCAATGGAAGCTTGGGATGGACCAGCAGCAGTATCTTTAACTGATGGTAGACATATTGGATGTTTAATTGACAGAAATGGTCTAAGACCATCTAAATATGTAATCACAAAAGATGATAAATTATATATTACTTCTGAATATGGTACATTAAAGATTGATGAAGACAATATTTTAGAAAGAGGAAGATTACAATCAGGACAAATGATTGGACTTGACCTTAAACATGGTAAAATCTTAAAAGAAGAAGATATTAACAATTACTTAAAATCATCACAACACTATGCTAAATGGTTAAATGATGATATGGATTACTTACAAGAGTATATTGAAGATTCATTCTTAAATACATCTGATTATAAATTAGAAGATTTAGAAAAGAAACAAAAATATTTCAATATCACTTATGAAGCAATTGATCAAATGATTGAACCAATGGCTAAAGAAGGTAAAGAACCAGTTGGTTCTATGGGTGATGACACACCAATGGCATGTTTCTCAAAAGTAAATAGAAATTTTACAGATTTCTTTAAGCAAAAATTTGCACAAGTAACAAATCCTCCAATTGATCCATATAGAGAAAAAGTTGTAATGTCTTTAGAGACTGGATTTGGTAAAGTTCAAAATGTTTTAGTTGAAAAACCAGAAGATGCAAAGAGAATTAAAGTTGCAAGTCCAATTTTAATGAAAGAAAAGTTTGATGTATTATTCTCATTTGGTGATGAAAATTCTCCAAGATATGATGAATACTACAAAAACAAAACTTTTTCAACTACTTTTAAAACTGATTTAAGAGAAGCATTACAAGCCTTAGCTTCAAATGTTGTAAAAGCAGTTAAGGAAGATGGTGTTTCTATTGTATTTTTAGATGATAGAGATATTAATGATAGTTGTAAACTAATTCCTATGGCAATGGCTGTTGGTTATGTAAATCAAGCATTGTTAAAAGCAAAAGTTAGACACTGTGTTTCTATTGTTCCTGTAACAGGGGAAGTTTATGATCCACATATGGCTGCTGTAATGTTAGGATTTGGTGCAACTGCTATGTATCCATACATGATGTATGCAACTACTGTAGCTTTATTTGAAAGACAAGAAGTTTCTAAGTATGAAATGCAAAGATTACTTAAAAATACTCAAAAAGCTTTAAATGCAGGTCTACTAAAAATCATGTCTAAAATGGGTATTTCTACTGTTGCTTCATATAGAAACTCTTCATTATTTGATGCTATTGGATTATCAGATGAAATCGTTACAGATTGTTTCCCTGATGCATATTCTGAATTAGCTGGACTTGGATATGAGGATATTGAGCAGAGAGTTGAAAAATCTCACTTAAATGCATTCCATGATGATAACCATATGTTCCCACTTGATTTAGGTGGTTTCTACAAATACTTAAATGGTGGTGAATATCATGATTATGGTCCTGCTACTACAAGAGCTATGCATAATAAATCAGCAACTTCAAAAGAAGAAATTACTGATTTTGATGGGCTAAAAAGTTTAGTTCAAAACAGAGATAAAAAATTTATTAGAGACTTTTTAGAGTTCAATTCTGATAGAAAAGCAATTTCTATTGATGAAGTAGAATCTAAAGAAGAAATCTTCAAAAGATTTGCATCAGCTGCAATGTCATGTGGTTCTATTTCACCAGAAGCTCACGAAGCATTAGCACAAGCTATGAATACAATTGGTGGTTCTTCAAACTCAGGTGAGGGTGGAGAAGATCCAGCAAGGTTTAATACACTAAAGAACTCTAAGATTAAGCAAATTGCATCTGGTAGATTTGGTGTAACTCCTGGATACTTAAGAAGTGCAGAAGAATTACAAATTAAAGTTGCACAAGGTGCAAAACCAGGTGAAGGTGGACAATTACCAGGACATAAAGTAACAAACCTTATTGCTACTTTAAGACATACAGTTCCTGGTGTTACACTAATTTCACCACCACCACATCATGATATTTATTCAATTGAAGATTTAGCTCAATTAATTTTTGACTTAAAGCAAATTAATCCAATGGCAAAAATCACAGTTAAATTAGTATCTTCTGTAGGTGTAGGAACAATTGCAGCTGGTGTTGCAAAAGCTTATGCTGATAAGATTATTATTTCAGGTGGAGATGGTGGTACAGGTGCTGCTCCATTAACATCTATTAAACATGCAGGTAATGCTTGGGAAATGGGACTTTCAGAAGCTCATAATGCCTTAAAAGCTAATAACTTAAGAACTTCTGTTCATGTACAAACTGATGGTGGTTTAAAAACTGGTCTTGATGTTGTAAAAGCAGCTTTATTAGGTGCTGAATCTTACGCATTTGGTACAGCTGCATTAACACTTCTTGGATGTAAAATTTTAAGAATTTGTCATACAAACAAATGTTCTGTTGGTGTTGCTACTCAAGATGAAGATTTAAGAGGACACTTTACAGGTACTGTTGAAAGACTTATTTCTTACTTTACTTATATTGCAGAAGAAGTAAGAGAAATTCTTGCTGAACTTGGATATAAAACAATGGAAGAGATTGTTGGTAGAGCTGATTTATTAAAAGTTATTGATGATGAGTTTGCACAAAAATTTGACTTCCAAAATATTTTAAGAAGAATTGATGGTGTTGATACTTGTCAAAAAGAATCAAATGAGCCATTTGATGATAATAAATATGAAAAAGAACTATTAAAGAAAGTTCATAGAACTATTGAAAATCCAAATACTCCTGTGAAAGTTAATACTGAAATTTCTAACTTAAACAGATCATTTGGTGCGTTGATCTCAGGTGAGATTGCAAGATATTATGGAGATAAAGGTTTACCTGAAAACTCAATTAATATCAATTTAGCAGGTATTGCAGGTCAATCATTTGGTGCTTTCCTTTCAACAGGTATGAACTTAACATTAACTGGTGCAGCTAATGATTACGTTGGTAAGGGAATGAATGGTGGTAAAATTATTATCAATCCTCCACACCAAGGTCAAGAATTCGCAGGTGCTGGTAATACATGTCTTTATGGAGCTACTGGTGGTAAACTTTATGTTAGAGCTGCTGTAGGTGAGAGATTTGGTGTTAGAAACTCAGGATGTGTTGCTGTAGTTGAAGGTACTGGTGATAATGCTTGTGAATATATGACAGGTGGTATTGTAGTGATTCTTGGAAATACAGGAATTAACTTTGGTGCTGGTATGACAGGTGGTTTATCATTTGTTTATGATCCAGAAAAAACATTTGTTGATAAAATGAACCAAGAGTTAATTGAAGCTGTTAGAATTGATACAGATGATACAGAAAGAGAAAGATTATACTTAAAAAGATTACTTTTAGATTATGTACATGAAACTGAAAGTGAAGCTGCTGAGAAAATCTTAGGAAACTTTAGAGCAGAAATTAGAAACTTCTGGATGGTAAAACCTAAAAATATGACAGTATTACCATTAGATCCGGACAAGGGAGATTAA